The DNA sequence AAGTCCCGAATTTATGCAATTTTTGCGCGAATATTGCGACCAAACCGACACTGTTTTAATTTTCGATGAAATTCAATGCGGCTTGGGTCGAACGGGAAAACTTTGGGCGTACGAAAATTATGGAATTGCTCCCGATTTGCTCACTTCCGCAAAACCGCTCGGAGGCGGGCTTCCTTTGGGCGCCGTTCTTGCAAAAGAAAAAATTTCCGCGGCGATAAAAGCGGGCGACCACGGAACGACTTTCGGCGGAAATCCTGTTGCTTGTGCTTTGGGAAATACTATGCTTTCTATTGTAAGTAAAAAGGAATTTTTGACTGATGTCGCAGAGAAAGGCGAATATCTCAAGCAAAAATTATCGCAAATCCAAAAAACGCATAGCGAAATCATTGGAATTTACGGTCGCGGGCTTATAATCGGCGTTCAATTTAGCGGAGATACCAAAAATATAGCCGCAAAAGCACGCGAAAAAGGATTGCTCCTTGCGCGCGCGGAAAAGAATATGTTGCGTTTTCTTCCGCCGCTCGTAATCACAAAAGCAGAATTAGATGAAGCGCTTGATATTTTTGTATCTGTTTTGAACGAGTTAAAAAGCTGAATTATGCGCGACACGGTTTTCAGACAAGAACATCCCGAAATTGCCGAATTTGCGTTTGACGAAAAAGTAGCCGCCGTATTTGCCGATATGCTGAAACGCAGCGTTCCCGGCTACGGCACGATAATTTCAATGATTGCGGTAATGGCGAAAAAATATGCGCAACCCAACACTGTTATTTACGATTTGGGCTGTTCTTTGGGAGCCGCTTCTTTAGCGATTGCAAAAAATATTGAGCAGG is a window from the Chitinivibrionia bacterium genome containing:
- a CDS encoding aspartate aminotransferase family protein, producing the protein MDCNDLFVPNYARAGAPVMDKGEGVYLFDTDGKKYLDCTAGIAVNALGYGNKALEETMEKQAKKIIHASNYYFYKENIDLAKTLIDTSFADKVFFCNSGTEANEAAIKFSRKYASGKNPSKTAILSFYYSFHGRTYAAMTATGQKSFHQGFSPLPQGFFYAPFNDIEATKNVLACAEFAAIIIEPIQAEGGICEASPEFMQFLREYCDQTDTVLIFDEIQCGLGRTGKLWAYENYGIAPDLLTSAKPLGGGLPLGAVLAKEKISAAIKAGDHGTTFGGNPVACALGNTMLSIVSKKEFLTDVAEKGEYLKQKLSQIQKTHSEIIGIYGRGLIIGVQFSGDTKNIAAKAREKGLLLARAEKNMLRFLPPLVITKAELDEALDIFVSVLNELKS